A part of Thermotoga petrophila RKU-1 genomic DNA contains:
- a CDS encoding SufD family Fe-S cluster assembly protein has protein sequence MEKTLVIEHDGEKAVVWETPQIFSENDYDYEVLEKALENTGGPLKEWRKKKYQEYKEWGFPRWKRCNLDGMSLPELSFKWIDLDVDISLLERLDFEGAHRKFVLLGDTFFTDFRVYGDGKHVMRFDGDGIENVLVVVEKEAEIYKLSSTDRFRNTVMRILVKKNASLKFFNLDFFGNFSFDNVFIVLEEGARLVLRDFKAFGYRKTGHILVKLNKSSKADIKSFFYQNGSGITDLLYLMRFEGEDAEGKLKGNGVVDGAGKIVFRGILDVKRGSKNIVAEETEHTLVLSPDARMDAIPSLWVDENDVTASHSASSSSLDEDELFYLMTRGVDEIESKKLIVRGVFNELLDELDESVKGEVEGVVNKIV, from the coding sequence ATGGAAAAGACTCTGGTGATAGAACATGACGGTGAAAAAGCGGTCGTTTGGGAAACTCCTCAGATTTTTTCCGAAAACGATTACGACTACGAAGTGCTTGAAAAGGCCCTGGAGAACACCGGTGGCCCTCTGAAAGAGTGGAGAAAGAAGAAGTACCAGGAGTACAAAGAATGGGGATTTCCGAGATGGAAAAGGTGTAATCTCGATGGTATGTCTCTTCCAGAATTGTCTTTCAAGTGGATAGACCTCGATGTTGATATCTCGCTCCTTGAAAGGCTGGACTTCGAAGGTGCTCACAGGAAATTCGTTCTTCTTGGAGATACGTTCTTTACGGATTTCAGAGTATACGGCGATGGAAAACACGTGATGAGATTCGACGGAGACGGGATCGAAAACGTACTCGTGGTCGTCGAAAAAGAGGCGGAGATCTACAAGCTCTCCAGCACGGATCGATTCAGAAATACGGTGATGAGGATCCTGGTGAAAAAGAACGCATCGCTGAAGTTCTTCAATCTGGACTTTTTTGGGAATTTTTCTTTCGACAACGTGTTCATCGTTCTCGAAGAAGGTGCGAGACTCGTGTTGAGGGATTTCAAAGCGTTCGGTTACAGAAAAACCGGGCATATCCTTGTGAAATTGAACAAATCGAGCAAAGCCGATATAAAATCCTTCTTCTACCAGAATGGATCAGGAATAACCGATTTGCTCTACCTCATGAGATTTGAGGGAGAGGACGCCGAAGGAAAGCTGAAGGGAAATGGTGTAGTGGATGGCGCTGGAAAGATCGTTTTCCGTGGAATCCTGGATGTGAAAAGAGGTTCTAAGAACATCGTCGCAGAAGAAACAGAACACACACTCGTTCTCTCTCCAGACGCCCGAATGGATGCCATTCCGAGTCTCTGGGTGGACGAGAACGATGTCACCGCTTCACACTCTGCGAGTTCTTCCTCTCTCGATGAAGACGAACTCTTCTATCTGATGACCAGAGGCGTTGATGAGATAGAATCCAAGAAATTGATCGTGCGAGGGGTGTTCAACGAGCTGCTCGACGAACTGGACGAGTCGGTGAAGGGAGAGGTAGAAGGTGTTGTCAACAAGATTGTATGA
- the sufB gene encoding Fe-S cluster assembly protein SufB → MMERLIIDDSRFNFVPKVKTAYKAPPGLDEKLIKEISRAKDEPEWMLKHRLESLKVFNEWHNPRFGVDISGLDLGKIVSYIKPDAKKSTSWEEVPEEVKEAFDKLGIPEAERKYLAGVGAQLDSEIVYQNMKKELEKMGVIFLDMESAVREYPDLVKKYFMKLVPITDHKFAALHGAIWSGGTFLYVPAGVKIPMPLQAYFLMSNPGMGQFEHTIIVAEEGSEVTFIEGCSAPRYNIINLHAGMVEIYVKKGAKVKYLTIQNWSKNTYNLNTKRSIVDEEGSMTWVSGSLGSQKTMLYPMTILKGKGARAESMSITYAGPGQHMDTGSKVVHLAPYTSSIVSAKSISLGGGWAFYRGLLKITKEAVKSKASVECAALMLDNRSKSDTVPIIEVETDRADVGHEARIGRIGEDQIFYLMSRGLSEQEAKAMIVKGFVEPVVKELPFEYAVELNKLLELEIEKSIG, encoded by the coding sequence ATGATGGAAAGACTGATAATTGACGATTCACGATTCAATTTCGTGCCGAAGGTGAAGACCGCCTACAAAGCACCTCCCGGTCTTGACGAGAAGCTGATAAAAGAGATATCCCGTGCGAAAGATGAACCGGAGTGGATGTTAAAGCACAGGTTAGAATCACTGAAAGTGTTCAACGAGTGGCACAATCCCAGATTCGGTGTGGACATATCCGGCCTCGACCTCGGAAAGATAGTCTCCTACATAAAACCCGACGCGAAGAAGAGCACCTCCTGGGAAGAAGTTCCAGAAGAGGTGAAAGAGGCTTTCGATAAACTCGGGATACCGGAAGCGGAAAGAAAGTACCTCGCGGGTGTGGGAGCTCAGCTCGACTCGGAGATTGTCTATCAGAACATGAAGAAAGAGCTTGAAAAGATGGGCGTTATCTTCCTCGATATGGAAAGCGCTGTGAGGGAGTACCCCGATCTTGTGAAGAAATACTTCATGAAACTCGTCCCCATCACCGATCACAAGTTCGCTGCTCTTCATGGAGCCATATGGAGCGGTGGAACCTTCTTGTACGTCCCGGCGGGTGTGAAAATTCCCATGCCGCTTCAGGCGTATTTTCTGATGAGCAATCCCGGTATGGGGCAGTTCGAGCACACCATCATAGTCGCTGAAGAAGGCAGTGAAGTTACCTTCATAGAGGGTTGTTCTGCTCCAAGGTACAACATCATCAATCTTCACGCTGGAATGGTCGAAATATACGTCAAAAAAGGCGCAAAGGTCAAGTACCTCACCATTCAGAACTGGAGCAAGAACACGTACAACCTCAACACAAAGAGATCGATAGTCGACGAAGAAGGGTCGATGACCTGGGTCTCGGGCTCACTGGGAAGTCAGAAGACAATGTTGTATCCAATGACCATACTCAAGGGAAAAGGAGCAAGGGCAGAGAGCATGTCCATCACTTACGCGGGACCGGGACAGCACATGGACACCGGTTCCAAGGTTGTTCACCTCGCTCCATACACGAGTTCGATCGTCAGCGCAAAGAGCATTTCTCTCGGTGGAGGCTGGGCTTTCTACAGAGGCCTTTTGAAAATCACAAAGGAAGCCGTGAAGAGCAAGGCCTCCGTTGAGTGCGCGGCTTTGATGCTCGACAACCGATCGAAGAGTGATACCGTTCCGATCATAGAAGTGGAAACAGACAGGGCAGACGTCGGGCACGAGGCGAGGATTGGAAGGATAGGGGAAGACCAGATTTTCTACCTCATGAGCAGGGGGCTCTCTGAACAGGAAGCAAAGGCGATGATAGTGAAAGGATTCGTTGAACCCGTGGTGAAAGAGCTTCCATTCGAGTACGCCGTTGAGCTGAACAAGTTACTCGAACTGGAAATAGAGAAGAGCATAGGGTGA
- the sufC gene encoding Fe-S cluster assembly ATPase SufC, translated as MLRIVNLHAKLRDEDKEILKGVNLEIEKGEVHVLMGPNGSGKSTLANVIMGNPRYIVTEGDIVFEGNSIKDLPPNERAKLGIMMTFQNPYEVEGVKLSQFLITAHRRIHGEDKNYLELRKELEETAEKLGLDKDFLERYLNVGFSGGEKKRSEILQSLFLRPKLLILDEIDSGLDVDALRLIANLIARLNEEGVTLLIITHYKRLLDHLKRIDKVHVYVDGRIVTSGGPELADEIEEKGYSLEGVR; from the coding sequence ATGCTCAGAATAGTGAATCTGCACGCGAAGCTGAGAGACGAAGACAAGGAAATATTGAAGGGCGTGAATCTGGAGATAGAAAAGGGAGAAGTCCACGTTCTCATGGGTCCAAACGGTAGCGGAAAATCGACCCTCGCGAACGTCATCATGGGAAATCCCAGATACATTGTGACGGAAGGAGACATCGTTTTTGAAGGAAATTCCATAAAGGATCTGCCCCCAAATGAGAGAGCAAAACTCGGTATAATGATGACTTTTCAGAATCCATACGAAGTTGAGGGAGTGAAGCTTTCTCAGTTTCTCATCACAGCTCATCGGAGGATTCATGGAGAGGATAAAAACTACCTGGAGTTGAGGAAAGAACTCGAGGAAACCGCTGAAAAACTCGGTTTAGACAAGGATTTCCTAGAAAGGTACCTGAACGTCGGATTTTCCGGTGGAGAAAAGAAAAGGTCTGAGATCCTTCAGAGTCTCTTCCTTCGACCGAAACTGCTCATCCTCGATGAGATAGACTCGGGTCTCGATGTCGATGCGTTGAGATTGATCGCAAATCTGATAGCTAGACTGAACGAAGAGGGAGTGACACTTCTCATCATCACGCACTACAAAAGACTCCTCGATCACTTGAAGAGAATAGATAAGGTTCACGTTTACGTAGATGGACGTATAGTCACAAGCGGCGGTCCGGAACTGGCAGACGAAATAGAAGAGAAGGGCTACTCCCTGGAGGGTGTGAGATGA
- a CDS encoding cyclophilin-like fold protein, which translates to MRVELLFESGKCVIDLNEEYEVVKLLKEKIPFESVVNTWGEEIYFSTPVNVQKMENPREVVEIGDVGYWPPGKALCLFFGKTPMSDDKIQPASAVNVIGKIVEGLEDLKKIKDGERVAVRFASS; encoded by the coding sequence ATGAGAGTTGAACTCCTCTTTGAAAGTGGAAAATGTGTGATAGATCTCAATGAGGAATACGAGGTCGTCAAATTGTTGAAGGAAAAAATTCCATTCGAAAGTGTCGTGAACACTTGGGGCGAGGAGATATACTTCTCAACTCCTGTGAACGTTCAGAAGATGGAAAACCCAAGGGAAGTAGTTGAAATAGGAGACGTTGGATACTGGCCTCCGGGAAAAGCGCTGTGTCTGTTCTTTGGGAAAACTCCCATGAGCGATGACAAAATTCAACCAGCGAGTGCTGTAAACGTGATAGGAAAGATCGTGGAAGGGCTGGAAGATCTGAAAAAAATAAAAGACGGCGAAAGAGTCGCCGTCAGATTTGCATCCTCATGA
- the fliE gene encoding flagellar hook-basal body complex protein FliE encodes MVDRIEGLGPLSQSGKTQKKNENNFSEALKEALEKVNDIQKKAEKAADDFAQGRISNIHEVIIEAEKASIALRLTVEVRNRIVEAYRDIMRMQI; translated from the coding sequence ATGGTTGACAGGATAGAGGGGCTCGGCCCTTTGAGCCAGAGTGGAAAGACTCAAAAGAAAAATGAAAACAACTTTTCAGAAGCGCTGAAAGAAGCCCTGGAAAAGGTAAACGACATACAGAAGAAAGCCGAGAAGGCAGCGGATGATTTCGCCCAGGGCAGGATAAGCAACATACACGAGGTTATAATAGAAGCCGAGAAGGCTTCCATAGCGTTGAGGCTCACCGTCGAAGTAAGAAACAGAATCGTGGAAGCTTACAGAGACATCATGAGGATGCAAATCTGA
- the flgC gene encoding flagellar basal body rod protein FlgC — protein sequence MMSEFEIMNISATGMSAQRLRVEIVSTNIANAETTRTETGEPYRRKVPVFAEYLRRTPNGKIESAGVKVVKIEEDPSPFRLVYDPAHPDADENGYVRMPNVNIVREMVDLINAQRAYDANVAAFNVTKAMVNSALQIGRG from the coding sequence ATGATGAGCGAATTCGAGATCATGAACATCAGCGCAACTGGAATGTCCGCTCAGAGACTCAGAGTCGAGATCGTCTCAACAAACATAGCGAACGCTGAAACCACCAGAACTGAAACAGGAGAACCTTACAGGAGGAAGGTACCTGTGTTCGCCGAGTATCTGAGAAGAACACCAAATGGTAAAATAGAAAGCGCTGGGGTGAAAGTTGTAAAAATAGAGGAAGACCCTTCACCGTTCAGACTCGTGTACGATCCCGCACACCCTGACGCGGATGAGAACGGATACGTGAGGATGCCCAACGTGAATATCGTTAGAGAAATGGTGGATCTAATAAACGCGCAGAGAGCATACGATGCGAACGTGGCGGCTTTCAATGTGACAAAGGCTATGGTGAACAGCGCCCTTCAGATAGGAAGGGGGTAA
- the flgB gene encoding flagellar basal body rod protein FlgB translates to MFNTNFYTLKQAMDVALLRQNVHSLNIANVSTPGYKRKYVAFEELLKESEMKLKLSKTNEKHLIGSKNVVEPRVLVDNTTTMRNDGNNVDIDYEMVQLVKNGLRYQVLTRLMSLNIDRYNAVLRGVR, encoded by the coding sequence ATGTTCAACACGAACTTCTACACGCTAAAACAGGCGATGGACGTTGCTCTTTTGAGACAGAACGTTCACTCACTGAACATAGCAAATGTGAGCACACCCGGTTACAAAAGAAAATACGTGGCATTCGAGGAACTTTTGAAGGAATCAGAAATGAAACTGAAGCTTTCGAAGACAAACGAAAAGCACCTCATCGGTTCAAAGAATGTCGTAGAACCACGTGTTCTTGTGGACAACACAACCACCATGAGAAACGATGGAAACAATGTTGATATCGATTACGAGATGGTCCAGCTTGTGAAGAATGGACTCAGGTATCAGGTGCTCACCAGACTCATGTCGCTGAACATAGATAGGTACAATGCCGTGCTGAGGGGTGTCAGATGA
- the prfA gene encoding peptide chain release factor 1, giving the protein MKEKKKEIEKLLARPDLTPEQMKNYGMEYAKIEEIENITNRIKETQEFIELLREEGENELEIEKYEKELDQLYQELLLLLSSEVGDKAIVEIRPGAGGEEAALFARDLFRMYTRYAERKGWNLEVAEIHETDLGGIREVVFFVKGKNAYGILKYESGVHRVQRVPVTESGGRIHTSTATVAVLPEIEEKDIEIRPEDLKIETFRASGHGGQYVNKTESAVRITHLPTGIVVSCQNERSQYQNKQTALRILRARLYQLQKEQKEREISQKRKSQIGTGERSEKIRTYNFPQNRVTDHRINYTSYRLQEILDGDLDEIISKLIEHDIENNLEEVLGIGASVEEK; this is encoded by the coding sequence GTGAAAGAAAAGAAAAAAGAGATCGAAAAGCTCCTCGCCAGGCCAGATCTGACTCCCGAACAGATGAAGAACTACGGGATGGAATACGCAAAGATAGAAGAAATAGAGAACATCACAAACAGAATAAAAGAAACTCAAGAGTTCATCGAACTTTTGAGAGAAGAAGGAGAAAATGAACTGGAGATAGAAAAGTACGAGAAAGAACTCGATCAGCTCTATCAAGAACTTCTCTTGCTTCTTTCTTCAGAAGTGGGTGATAAAGCAATCGTAGAAATCAGACCCGGCGCAGGTGGAGAAGAAGCCGCTCTCTTCGCGCGGGATCTGTTCAGAATGTACACCAGGTACGCAGAAAGAAAAGGCTGGAACCTCGAAGTCGCTGAAATCCACGAAACGGATCTCGGTGGAATAAGGGAAGTGGTCTTCTTTGTGAAGGGAAAGAACGCTTACGGTATTTTGAAGTACGAAAGCGGTGTCCATAGAGTCCAGAGAGTTCCTGTTACAGAGTCTGGAGGGAGAATCCATACGTCCACCGCTACCGTTGCCGTTCTTCCAGAGATTGAAGAAAAGGATATAGAAATCAGGCCGGAAGACTTGAAGATAGAAACTTTCAGGGCATCGGGACACGGTGGACAGTACGTCAACAAGACCGAATCCGCTGTGAGGATCACACATCTTCCAACGGGAATAGTGGTCTCGTGTCAGAACGAAAGATCTCAGTATCAGAACAAACAAACCGCTCTGAGGATCCTCAGAGCAAGACTCTACCAGCTACAGAAGGAACAGAAAGAAAGGGAGATCTCGCAGAAGAGAAAATCACAGATAGGAACTGGTGAGAGAAGCGAAAAAATCAGAACTTACAACTTCCCCCAGAACAGAGTTACGGATCATAGAATAAACTACACTTCTTATAGACTGCAGGAGATCCTCGATGGAGACCTGGACGAAATCATATCGAAGCTTATAGAACACGACATAGAAAACAACCTAGAGGAAGTTTTAGGAATTGGAGCCTCAGTCGAAGAAAAGTAA
- a CDS encoding type IV pilus twitching motility protein PilT — protein MEDMKVSFLKIITEAYGLRATDVHISVGCPPYYRIDGDLVPQEKYGKLTKESIMNALKDLFTEIGQPFPPKTKEVDFSFTVAEAIRVRGNLYYERKNPALAFRLIPKKIRTFQELGLPEILKTFVERKYGLILVAGPTGSGKSTTLAAMIDHINENFPHHIITIEDPIEYVFTNKKSVIHQRELGSDTDSFYNGLKYALRQDPDVILVGEMRDLETMALALTAAETGHLVLATVHTNSAASAPERIIDVFPAHQQRQIALQLANTLIAVIYQRLVPKANGIGFTPILEIMVGTPAVRNLIRENKLHQLESLIQAGARHGMVLFDDALVKAALKGEISRESALQFARNQEEVARRLGMKPS, from the coding sequence GTGGAAGACATGAAAGTTTCTTTTCTGAAGATCATCACAGAAGCGTACGGTTTGAGGGCAACCGATGTGCACATCTCGGTGGGTTGCCCTCCTTATTACCGTATAGATGGGGACCTTGTACCTCAGGAAAAGTACGGAAAACTCACAAAAGAATCTATAATGAACGCTCTGAAAGATCTGTTCACTGAGATCGGACAGCCGTTCCCACCTAAAACGAAAGAAGTGGATTTTTCCTTTACCGTGGCAGAAGCGATAAGGGTGAGGGGAAACCTCTATTACGAGAGAAAAAACCCCGCTCTCGCTTTCAGGTTGATACCAAAAAAGATCAGAACTTTTCAGGAACTGGGACTACCAGAGATCTTGAAAACATTCGTTGAGAGAAAGTACGGCTTGATATTGGTGGCTGGTCCCACAGGAAGCGGAAAATCCACCACACTCGCCGCCATGATAGATCACATCAACGAAAATTTCCCACACCACATAATAACGATAGAAGACCCGATAGAATACGTTTTCACAAACAAAAAATCTGTGATTCACCAGAGAGAACTCGGTTCAGACACGGACTCTTTCTACAACGGATTGAAGTACGCTCTGAGGCAGGACCCGGATGTGATCCTCGTGGGAGAAATGAGAGACCTTGAGACAATGGCTCTCGCTCTCACCGCGGCGGAAACGGGACACCTCGTTCTTGCCACGGTTCACACGAACTCCGCGGCTTCCGCACCTGAGAGAATCATAGATGTTTTTCCAGCACATCAGCAAAGACAGATCGCTCTTCAGCTCGCGAACACCTTGATCGCCGTGATTTATCAGAGGCTTGTACCGAAAGCCAACGGAATAGGTTTCACTCCGATCCTGGAGATCATGGTGGGAACTCCGGCCGTGAGGAACCTGATAAGAGAAAACAAACTCCACCAGCTCGAATCTCTGATACAGGCTGGTGCGAGACACGGAATGGTCCTCTTCGATGACGCACTCGTGAAAGCCGCACTCAAAGGAGAGATATCCAGAGAATCCGCTCTGCAGTTTGCCAGGAACCAGGAGGAGGTGGCTCGAAGATTAGGAATGAAGCCCTCGTAG